A region from the Ctenopharyngodon idella isolate HZGC_01 chromosome 13, HZGC01, whole genome shotgun sequence genome encodes:
- the rtn4b gene encoding reticulon-4b isoform X1: MEESDKVSSSAPDEAPHDIAMNEAAAVGQTQTDARNETLRSAEEEMTEKTSSPQTNEVTSAPQTSEETSAPHIIEETSAPHIIEETSAPHIIEETSAPQTTEETNTQITEETSSPQTNEVTSTSQTTEETSAPHIIEETSAPHIIEETSAPQTTEETNTQITEETSSPQTNEVTSSSQTTEETSNVTPQITEETSTPQITEETSIPQTTENTSAPQITEEISASQRAEETSTPQITELTSSPEPAEESATPPVSEAPAEVKHTSTEAEVTSTSQTDEVLTADATEVTSSQQTETREDSVTPPASAARVTPAAEVSSSCAAQTVSESRRDLSSEAPEEEEKHPHTLHPSPPHDPEPSAAPAIAPALFQPPFPSDRWDSPSVASQATTDLTMDSLGHKDSAGLDPDVLSQSDDDFMFEMKKSLFQAFSPLNDSLGERSVEVSDSPSPDLVQDAYDGDDVHAQPREIQQEAGADAALSLSCASDVNTTSDDRPTSLPDILKSSPMNPEKEDSGSSEGSPDFSPVHRSVNESANSPFSVSANNLLEFDAKILLLKEMTEVTEAKAAEKAKLEAEKNSEQSFAAFDLVKETDVPAKSDSLLKDKDSVEVLSQASVQMAGKFEPLNFQSGKAQEHWDSESPSADSFSPVLDAVTQKPSSFTAEQEQRASDEASEQEVSSEEFEFVERPPRGAAEEFLEMQDSLTFVKPSEVLLDEDRSPELEDPVPVANQSSYHLLNQASDKSSAVRGKAGLESDFQDISPTPVICPPADKAGAGKQEAEGEEGSQMSDLRAAAVLDLLHWRDVRSSALVFCSSLFILLSLTCCSIISVLSYAALALLSVTVTFRIYKGVLQAVQKSNEGHPFKWFLEKDVALSREAVQRHSDVVLSRINSVLKELRRLFLVEDLVDSLKFAVLLWIFTYVGSWFNGLTLLILGLVGAFSGPITYEKHQTQIDQFISTVSGQMKDVLGKIQAKVPGAKKKPE; encoded by the exons ATGGAAGAATCAGACAAAGTTTCATCCAGTGCACCTGACGAAGCTCCGCACGATATTGCCATGAATGAAGCCGCTGCAGTCGGTCAGACACAGACAGACGCgcggaacgagacgctgcggaGCGCGGAGGAGGAGATGACCGAGAAAACCAGTTCTCCACAGACAAATGAGGTAACTAGTGCTCCACAAACAAGTGAGGAGACTAGTGCTCCACACATTATTGAAGAAACTAGTGCTCCACATATTATTGAAGAAACTAGTGCTCCACATATTATTGAAGAGACCAGTGCTCCACAAACAACTGAGGAAACTAATACACAGATAACTGAGGAGACTAGTAGTCCACAGACAAATGAGGTAACTAGTACTTCACAGACAACTGAGGAGACTAGTGCTCCACATATTATTGAAGAAACTAGTGCTCCACATATTATTGAAGAAACTAGTGCTCCACAAACAACTGAGGAGACTAATACACAGATAACTGAGGAGACTAGTAGTCCACAGACAAATGAGGTAACTAGTTCTTCACAGACAACTGAGGAAACTAGTAACGTTACTCCACAAATAACTGAGGAAACTAGTACTCCACAGATTACTGAAGAAACTAGTATTCCACAGACAACCGAGAACACTAGTGCTCCGCAGATTACTGAGGAAATCAGTGCTTCACAGAGAGCTGAAGAAACCAGTACTCCGCAGATAACCGAGTTAACTAGTTCTCCAGAGCCAGCGGAGGAAAGCGCTACTCCACCCGTAAGTGAAGCTCCAGCTGAAGTGAAGCACACGAGCACAGAGGCAGAGGTAACATCTACTTCACAGACGGATGAAGTGCTCACTGCAGACGCGACAGAAGTAACATCATCCCAGCAGACAGAAACGAGAGAGGACAGCGTTACTCCTCCGGCGTCGGCAGCGCGCGTGACTCCAGCAGCGGAGGTGAGCAGCTCGTGCGCGGCTCAGACAGTCTCGGAGAGCCGCAGAGATCTCTCATCTGAAGCGCCTGAGGAGGAAGAGAAACACCCGCACACTCTTCATCCATCACCACCCC ATGATCCCGAACCTTCTGCTGCTCCTGCCATCGCTCCTGCGCTCTTTCAGCCTCCGTTTCCATCAG ACCGCTGGGATTCTCCATCCGTAGCTTCACAGGCCACCACTGATCTCACTATGGATTCACTGGGACATAAAGACTCGGCGGGACTCGACCCGGATGTGCTAAGCCAGTCAGATGATGACTTCATGTTTGAAATGAAGAAGAGTCTCTTTCAGGCGTTCTCCCCTCTTAACGACAGTCTCGGGGAAAGGTCTGTGGAGGTGTCTGACAGTCCGTCTCCAGACCTGGTCCAAGATGCGTATGATGGAGATGACGTTCACGCGCAGCCCAGAGAAATTCAACAAGAGGCTGGAGCAGACGCAGCGCTCTCGCTTTCATGCGCATCAGATGTCAACACCACGTCTGATGACCGGCCAACGTCTCTCCCAGATATCTTGAAATCTTCTCCGATGAACCCTGAGAAAGAGGACTCGGGCTCATCAGAAGGAAGCCCTGATTTCAGCCCTGTTCATAGAAGTGTGAACGAGTCCGCTAATTCCCCGTTCTCTGTGTCTGCCAACAATCTGCTTGAATTTGACGCTAAGATTTTGCTGCTGAAGGAGATGACCGAGGTCACGGAGGCGAAAGCTGCGGAAAAGGCTAAGCTGGAAGCGGAGAAGAACTCGGAGCAAAGTTTTGCTGCTTTCGATCTTGTGAAAGAGACCGATGTGCCTGCAAAGAGTGACAGTCTTCTGAAGGACAAGGACAGTGTGGAGGTGTTAAGCCAGGCTTCTGTTCAGATGGCGGGCAAATTTGAACCTCTCAACTTCCAATCGGGAAAGGCTCAAGAACACTGGGATTCTGAGAGTCCGTCTGCAGACTCCTTCTCGCCGGTGCTGGACGCAGTGACACAGAAACCGTCGAGCTTCACCGCAGAGCAGGAGCAGCGAGCCTCAGACGAGGCGTCCGAACAGGAGGTCTCGTCTGAAGAGTTTGAGTTTGTTGAGAGGCCGCCTCGAGGTGCCGCGGAGGAATTTCTGGAAATGCAGGACAGCCTGACATTTGTTAAACCATCGGAAGTGCTGCTGGATGAAGACAGATCTCCTGAACTGGAGGATCCAGTGCCTGTAGCCAATCAAAGCTCTTACCATCTTCTCAACCAGGCGTCAGACAAATCCTCCGCTGTGAGAGGAAAGGCAGGCCTGGAATCTGATTTCCAAGATATTTCCCCAACTCCAGTGATCTGTCCTCCAGCGGATAAAGCTGGAGCCGGGAAGCAGGAAGCTGAAGGCGAAGAAGGAAGTCAAATGTCAGATCTGAGAGCGGCAGCAG tgctGGATCTGCTGCACTGGCGGGACGTGAGGTCGAGCGCGCTGGTCTTCTGCTCCAGCCTCTTCATCCTCCTCTCCCTCACCTGCTGCAGCATCATCAGCGTTCTGTCCTACGCCGCGCTGGCGCTGCTCTCCGTCACCGTGACCTTCAGGATATATAAGGGAGTCCTGCAGGCCGTCCAGAAGTCTAATGAAGGACATCCGTTCAA ATGGTTCCTGGAGAAGGACGTTGCTCTGTCCAGAGAGGCGGTGCAGAGGCACAGTGACGTCGTTCTGAGCCGGATCAACAGCGTGCTGAAGGAGCTGCGCCGTCTGTTTCTGGTGGAGGATCTGGTCGATTCTCTGAAG TTCGCCGTGTTGTTGTGGATCTTCACGTATGTCGGTTCCTGGTTTAACGGACTCACGCTTCTCATTCTCG GTCTGGTTGGAGCGTTCAGCGGCCCGATAACCTACGAGAAGCATCAG ACTCAGATTGATCAGTTCATTTCTACGGTGAGCGGCCAGATGAAGGATGTCTTGGGGAA GATTCAAGCGAAGGTTCCTGGAGCCAAGAAGAAGCCGGAGTGA
- the rtn4b gene encoding reticulon-4b isoform X7, protein MEESDKVSSSAPDEAPHDIAMNEAAAVGQTQTDARNETLRSAEEEMTEKTSSPQTNEVTSAPQTSEETSAPHIIEETSAPHIIEETSAPHIIEETSAPQTTEETNTQITEETSSPQTNEVTSTSQTTEETSAPHIIEETSAPHIIEETSAPQTTEETNTQITEETSSPQTNEVTSSSQTTEETSNVTPQITEETSTPQITEETSIPQTTENTSAPQITEEISASQRAEETSTPQITELTSSPEPAEESATPPVSEAPAEVKHTSTEAEVTSTSQTDEVLTADATEVTSSQQTETREDSVTPPASAARVTPAAEVSSSCAAQTVSESRRDLSSEAPEEEEKHPHTLHPSPPHDPEPSAAPAIAPALFQPPFPSVLDLLHWRDVRSSALVFCSSLFILLSLTCCSIISVLSYAALALLSVTVTFRIYKGVLQAVQKSNEGHPFKWFLEKDVALSREAVQRHSDVVLSRINSVLKELRRLFLVEDLVDSLKFAVLLWIFTYVGSWFNGLTLLILGLVGAFSGPITYEKHQTQIDQFISTVSGQMKDVLGKIQAKVPGAKKKPE, encoded by the exons ATGGAAGAATCAGACAAAGTTTCATCCAGTGCACCTGACGAAGCTCCGCACGATATTGCCATGAATGAAGCCGCTGCAGTCGGTCAGACACAGACAGACGCgcggaacgagacgctgcggaGCGCGGAGGAGGAGATGACCGAGAAAACCAGTTCTCCACAGACAAATGAGGTAACTAGTGCTCCACAAACAAGTGAGGAGACTAGTGCTCCACACATTATTGAAGAAACTAGTGCTCCACATATTATTGAAGAAACTAGTGCTCCACATATTATTGAAGAGACCAGTGCTCCACAAACAACTGAGGAAACTAATACACAGATAACTGAGGAGACTAGTAGTCCACAGACAAATGAGGTAACTAGTACTTCACAGACAACTGAGGAGACTAGTGCTCCACATATTATTGAAGAAACTAGTGCTCCACATATTATTGAAGAAACTAGTGCTCCACAAACAACTGAGGAGACTAATACACAGATAACTGAGGAGACTAGTAGTCCACAGACAAATGAGGTAACTAGTTCTTCACAGACAACTGAGGAAACTAGTAACGTTACTCCACAAATAACTGAGGAAACTAGTACTCCACAGATTACTGAAGAAACTAGTATTCCACAGACAACCGAGAACACTAGTGCTCCGCAGATTACTGAGGAAATCAGTGCTTCACAGAGAGCTGAAGAAACCAGTACTCCGCAGATAACCGAGTTAACTAGTTCTCCAGAGCCAGCGGAGGAAAGCGCTACTCCACCCGTAAGTGAAGCTCCAGCTGAAGTGAAGCACACGAGCACAGAGGCAGAGGTAACATCTACTTCACAGACGGATGAAGTGCTCACTGCAGACGCGACAGAAGTAACATCATCCCAGCAGACAGAAACGAGAGAGGACAGCGTTACTCCTCCGGCGTCGGCAGCGCGCGTGACTCCAGCAGCGGAGGTGAGCAGCTCGTGCGCGGCTCAGACAGTCTCGGAGAGCCGCAGAGATCTCTCATCTGAAGCGCCTGAGGAGGAAGAGAAACACCCGCACACTCTTCATCCATCACCACCCC ATGATCCCGAACCTTCTGCTGCTCCTGCCATCGCTCCTGCGCTCTTTCAGCCTCCGTTTCCATCAG tgctGGATCTGCTGCACTGGCGGGACGTGAGGTCGAGCGCGCTGGTCTTCTGCTCCAGCCTCTTCATCCTCCTCTCCCTCACCTGCTGCAGCATCATCAGCGTTCTGTCCTACGCCGCGCTGGCGCTGCTCTCCGTCACCGTGACCTTCAGGATATATAAGGGAGTCCTGCAGGCCGTCCAGAAGTCTAATGAAGGACATCCGTTCAA ATGGTTCCTGGAGAAGGACGTTGCTCTGTCCAGAGAGGCGGTGCAGAGGCACAGTGACGTCGTTCTGAGCCGGATCAACAGCGTGCTGAAGGAGCTGCGCCGTCTGTTTCTGGTGGAGGATCTGGTCGATTCTCTGAAG TTCGCCGTGTTGTTGTGGATCTTCACGTATGTCGGTTCCTGGTTTAACGGACTCACGCTTCTCATTCTCG GTCTGGTTGGAGCGTTCAGCGGCCCGATAACCTACGAGAAGCATCAG ACTCAGATTGATCAGTTCATTTCTACGGTGAGCGGCCAGATGAAGGATGTCTTGGGGAA GATTCAAGCGAAGGTTCCTGGAGCCAAGAAGAAGCCGGAGTGA
- the rtn4b gene encoding reticulon-4b isoform X6 — protein MEESDKVSSSAPDEAPHDIAMNEAAAVGQTQTDARNETLRSAEEEMTEKTSSPQTNEETSAPHIIEETSAPHIIEETSAPQTTEETNTQITEETSSPQTNEVTSSSQTTEETSNVTPQITEETSTPQITEETSIPQTTENTSAPQITEEISASQRAEETSTPQITELTSSPEPAEESATPPVSEAPAEVKHTSTEAEVTSTSQTDEVLTADATEVTSSQQTETREDSVTPPASAARVTPAAEVSSSCAAQTVSESRRDLSSEAPEEEEKHPHTLHPSPPHDPEPSAAPAIAPALFQPPFPSDRWDSPSVASQATTDLTMDSLGHKDSAGLDPDVLSQSDDDFMFEMKKSLFQAFSPLNDSLGERSVEVSDSPSPDLVQDAYDGDDVHAQPREIQQEAGADAALSLSCASDVNTTSDDRPTSLPDILKSSPMNPEKEDSGSSEGSPDFSPVHRSVNESANSPFSVSANNLLEFDAKILLLKEMTEVTEAKAAEKAKLEAEKNSEQSFAAFDLVKETDVPAKSDSLLKDKDSVEVLSQASVQMAGKFEPLNFQSGKAQEHWDSESPSADSFSPVLDAVTQKPSSFTAEQEQRASDEASEQEVSSEEFEFVERPPRGAAEEFLEMQDSLTFVKPSEVLLDEDRSPELEDPVPVANQSSYHLLNQASDKSSAVRGKAGLESDFQDISPTPVICPPADKAGAGKQEAEGEEGSQMSDLRAAAVLDLLHWRDVRSSALVFCSSLFILLSLTCCSIISVLSYAALALLSVTVTFRIYKGVLQAVQKSNEGHPFKWFLEKDVALSREAVQRHSDVVLSRINSVLKELRRLFLVEDLVDSLKFAVLLWIFTYVGSWFNGLTLLILGLVGAFSGPITYEKHQTQIDQFISTVSGQMKDVLGKIQAKVPGAKKKPE, from the exons ATGGAAGAATCAGACAAAGTTTCATCCAGTGCACCTGACGAAGCTCCGCACGATATTGCCATGAATGAAGCCGCTGCAGTCGGTCAGACACAGACAGACGCgcggaacgagacgctgcggaGCGCGGAGGAGGAGATGACCGAGAAAACCAGTTCTCCACAGACAAATGAG GAGACTAGTGCTCCACATATTATTGAAGAAACTAGTGCTCCACATATTATTGAAGAAACTAGTGCTCCACAAACAACTGAGGAGACTAATACACAGATAACTGAGGAGACTAGTAGTCCACAGACAAATGAGGTAACTAGTTCTTCACAGACAACTGAGGAAACTAGTAACGTTACTCCACAAATAACTGAGGAAACTAGTACTCCACAGATTACTGAAGAAACTAGTATTCCACAGACAACCGAGAACACTAGTGCTCCGCAGATTACTGAGGAAATCAGTGCTTCACAGAGAGCTGAAGAAACCAGTACTCCGCAGATAACCGAGTTAACTAGTTCTCCAGAGCCAGCGGAGGAAAGCGCTACTCCACCCGTAAGTGAAGCTCCAGCTGAAGTGAAGCACACGAGCACAGAGGCAGAGGTAACATCTACTTCACAGACGGATGAAGTGCTCACTGCAGACGCGACAGAAGTAACATCATCCCAGCAGACAGAAACGAGAGAGGACAGCGTTACTCCTCCGGCGTCGGCAGCGCGCGTGACTCCAGCAGCGGAGGTGAGCAGCTCGTGCGCGGCTCAGACAGTCTCGGAGAGCCGCAGAGATCTCTCATCTGAAGCGCCTGAGGAGGAAGAGAAACACCCGCACACTCTTCATCCATCACCACCCC ATGATCCCGAACCTTCTGCTGCTCCTGCCATCGCTCCTGCGCTCTTTCAGCCTCCGTTTCCATCAG ACCGCTGGGATTCTCCATCCGTAGCTTCACAGGCCACCACTGATCTCACTATGGATTCACTGGGACATAAAGACTCGGCGGGACTCGACCCGGATGTGCTAAGCCAGTCAGATGATGACTTCATGTTTGAAATGAAGAAGAGTCTCTTTCAGGCGTTCTCCCCTCTTAACGACAGTCTCGGGGAAAGGTCTGTGGAGGTGTCTGACAGTCCGTCTCCAGACCTGGTCCAAGATGCGTATGATGGAGATGACGTTCACGCGCAGCCCAGAGAAATTCAACAAGAGGCTGGAGCAGACGCAGCGCTCTCGCTTTCATGCGCATCAGATGTCAACACCACGTCTGATGACCGGCCAACGTCTCTCCCAGATATCTTGAAATCTTCTCCGATGAACCCTGAGAAAGAGGACTCGGGCTCATCAGAAGGAAGCCCTGATTTCAGCCCTGTTCATAGAAGTGTGAACGAGTCCGCTAATTCCCCGTTCTCTGTGTCTGCCAACAATCTGCTTGAATTTGACGCTAAGATTTTGCTGCTGAAGGAGATGACCGAGGTCACGGAGGCGAAAGCTGCGGAAAAGGCTAAGCTGGAAGCGGAGAAGAACTCGGAGCAAAGTTTTGCTGCTTTCGATCTTGTGAAAGAGACCGATGTGCCTGCAAAGAGTGACAGTCTTCTGAAGGACAAGGACAGTGTGGAGGTGTTAAGCCAGGCTTCTGTTCAGATGGCGGGCAAATTTGAACCTCTCAACTTCCAATCGGGAAAGGCTCAAGAACACTGGGATTCTGAGAGTCCGTCTGCAGACTCCTTCTCGCCGGTGCTGGACGCAGTGACACAGAAACCGTCGAGCTTCACCGCAGAGCAGGAGCAGCGAGCCTCAGACGAGGCGTCCGAACAGGAGGTCTCGTCTGAAGAGTTTGAGTTTGTTGAGAGGCCGCCTCGAGGTGCCGCGGAGGAATTTCTGGAAATGCAGGACAGCCTGACATTTGTTAAACCATCGGAAGTGCTGCTGGATGAAGACAGATCTCCTGAACTGGAGGATCCAGTGCCTGTAGCCAATCAAAGCTCTTACCATCTTCTCAACCAGGCGTCAGACAAATCCTCCGCTGTGAGAGGAAAGGCAGGCCTGGAATCTGATTTCCAAGATATTTCCCCAACTCCAGTGATCTGTCCTCCAGCGGATAAAGCTGGAGCCGGGAAGCAGGAAGCTGAAGGCGAAGAAGGAAGTCAAATGTCAGATCTGAGAGCGGCAGCAG tgctGGATCTGCTGCACTGGCGGGACGTGAGGTCGAGCGCGCTGGTCTTCTGCTCCAGCCTCTTCATCCTCCTCTCCCTCACCTGCTGCAGCATCATCAGCGTTCTGTCCTACGCCGCGCTGGCGCTGCTCTCCGTCACCGTGACCTTCAGGATATATAAGGGAGTCCTGCAGGCCGTCCAGAAGTCTAATGAAGGACATCCGTTCAA ATGGTTCCTGGAGAAGGACGTTGCTCTGTCCAGAGAGGCGGTGCAGAGGCACAGTGACGTCGTTCTGAGCCGGATCAACAGCGTGCTGAAGGAGCTGCGCCGTCTGTTTCTGGTGGAGGATCTGGTCGATTCTCTGAAG TTCGCCGTGTTGTTGTGGATCTTCACGTATGTCGGTTCCTGGTTTAACGGACTCACGCTTCTCATTCTCG GTCTGGTTGGAGCGTTCAGCGGCCCGATAACCTACGAGAAGCATCAG ACTCAGATTGATCAGTTCATTTCTACGGTGAGCGGCCAGATGAAGGATGTCTTGGGGAA GATTCAAGCGAAGGTTCCTGGAGCCAAGAAGAAGCCGGAGTGA
- the rtn4b gene encoding reticulon-4b isoform X4, translating into MEESDKVSSSAPDEAPHDIAMNEAAAVGQTQTDARNETLRSAEEEMTEKTSSPQTNEVTSTSQTTEETSAPHIIEETSAPHIIEETSAPQTTEETNTQITEETSSPQTNEVTSSSQTTEETSNVTPQITEETSTPQITEETSIPQTTENTSAPQITEEISASQRAEETSTPQITELTSSPEPAEESATPPVSEAPAEVKHTSTEAEVTSTSQTDEVLTADATEVTSSQQTETREDSVTPPASAARVTPAAEVSSSCAAQTVSESRRDLSSEAPEEEEKHPHTLHPSPPHDPEPSAAPAIAPALFQPPFPSDRWDSPSVASQATTDLTMDSLGHKDSAGLDPDVLSQSDDDFMFEMKKSLFQAFSPLNDSLGERSVEVSDSPSPDLVQDAYDGDDVHAQPREIQQEAGADAALSLSCASDVNTTSDDRPTSLPDILKSSPMNPEKEDSGSSEGSPDFSPVHRSVNESANSPFSVSANNLLEFDAKILLLKEMTEVTEAKAAEKAKLEAEKNSEQSFAAFDLVKETDVPAKSDSLLKDKDSVEVLSQASVQMAGKFEPLNFQSGKAQEHWDSESPSADSFSPVLDAVTQKPSSFTAEQEQRASDEASEQEVSSEEFEFVERPPRGAAEEFLEMQDSLTFVKPSEVLLDEDRSPELEDPVPVANQSSYHLLNQASDKSSAVRGKAGLESDFQDISPTPVICPPADKAGAGKQEAEGEEGSQMSDLRAAAVLDLLHWRDVRSSALVFCSSLFILLSLTCCSIISVLSYAALALLSVTVTFRIYKGVLQAVQKSNEGHPFKWFLEKDVALSREAVQRHSDVVLSRINSVLKELRRLFLVEDLVDSLKFAVLLWIFTYVGSWFNGLTLLILGLVGAFSGPITYEKHQTQIDQFISTVSGQMKDVLGKIQAKVPGAKKKPE; encoded by the exons ATGGAAGAATCAGACAAAGTTTCATCCAGTGCACCTGACGAAGCTCCGCACGATATTGCCATGAATGAAGCCGCTGCAGTCGGTCAGACACAGACAGACGCgcggaacgagacgctgcggaGCGCGGAGGAGGAGATGACCGAGAAAACCAGTTCTCCACAGACAAATGAG GTAACTAGTACTTCACAGACAACTGAGGAGACTAGTGCTCCACATATTATTGAAGAAACTAGTGCTCCACATATTATTGAAGAAACTAGTGCTCCACAAACAACTGAGGAGACTAATACACAGATAACTGAGGAGACTAGTAGTCCACAGACAAATGAGGTAACTAGTTCTTCACAGACAACTGAGGAAACTAGTAACGTTACTCCACAAATAACTGAGGAAACTAGTACTCCACAGATTACTGAAGAAACTAGTATTCCACAGACAACCGAGAACACTAGTGCTCCGCAGATTACTGAGGAAATCAGTGCTTCACAGAGAGCTGAAGAAACCAGTACTCCGCAGATAACCGAGTTAACTAGTTCTCCAGAGCCAGCGGAGGAAAGCGCTACTCCACCCGTAAGTGAAGCTCCAGCTGAAGTGAAGCACACGAGCACAGAGGCAGAGGTAACATCTACTTCACAGACGGATGAAGTGCTCACTGCAGACGCGACAGAAGTAACATCATCCCAGCAGACAGAAACGAGAGAGGACAGCGTTACTCCTCCGGCGTCGGCAGCGCGCGTGACTCCAGCAGCGGAGGTGAGCAGCTCGTGCGCGGCTCAGACAGTCTCGGAGAGCCGCAGAGATCTCTCATCTGAAGCGCCTGAGGAGGAAGAGAAACACCCGCACACTCTTCATCCATCACCACCCC ATGATCCCGAACCTTCTGCTGCTCCTGCCATCGCTCCTGCGCTCTTTCAGCCTCCGTTTCCATCAG ACCGCTGGGATTCTCCATCCGTAGCTTCACAGGCCACCACTGATCTCACTATGGATTCACTGGGACATAAAGACTCGGCGGGACTCGACCCGGATGTGCTAAGCCAGTCAGATGATGACTTCATGTTTGAAATGAAGAAGAGTCTCTTTCAGGCGTTCTCCCCTCTTAACGACAGTCTCGGGGAAAGGTCTGTGGAGGTGTCTGACAGTCCGTCTCCAGACCTGGTCCAAGATGCGTATGATGGAGATGACGTTCACGCGCAGCCCAGAGAAATTCAACAAGAGGCTGGAGCAGACGCAGCGCTCTCGCTTTCATGCGCATCAGATGTCAACACCACGTCTGATGACCGGCCAACGTCTCTCCCAGATATCTTGAAATCTTCTCCGATGAACCCTGAGAAAGAGGACTCGGGCTCATCAGAAGGAAGCCCTGATTTCAGCCCTGTTCATAGAAGTGTGAACGAGTCCGCTAATTCCCCGTTCTCTGTGTCTGCCAACAATCTGCTTGAATTTGACGCTAAGATTTTGCTGCTGAAGGAGATGACCGAGGTCACGGAGGCGAAAGCTGCGGAAAAGGCTAAGCTGGAAGCGGAGAAGAACTCGGAGCAAAGTTTTGCTGCTTTCGATCTTGTGAAAGAGACCGATGTGCCTGCAAAGAGTGACAGTCTTCTGAAGGACAAGGACAGTGTGGAGGTGTTAAGCCAGGCTTCTGTTCAGATGGCGGGCAAATTTGAACCTCTCAACTTCCAATCGGGAAAGGCTCAAGAACACTGGGATTCTGAGAGTCCGTCTGCAGACTCCTTCTCGCCGGTGCTGGACGCAGTGACACAGAAACCGTCGAGCTTCACCGCAGAGCAGGAGCAGCGAGCCTCAGACGAGGCGTCCGAACAGGAGGTCTCGTCTGAAGAGTTTGAGTTTGTTGAGAGGCCGCCTCGAGGTGCCGCGGAGGAATTTCTGGAAATGCAGGACAGCCTGACATTTGTTAAACCATCGGAAGTGCTGCTGGATGAAGACAGATCTCCTGAACTGGAGGATCCAGTGCCTGTAGCCAATCAAAGCTCTTACCATCTTCTCAACCAGGCGTCAGACAAATCCTCCGCTGTGAGAGGAAAGGCAGGCCTGGAATCTGATTTCCAAGATATTTCCCCAACTCCAGTGATCTGTCCTCCAGCGGATAAAGCTGGAGCCGGGAAGCAGGAAGCTGAAGGCGAAGAAGGAAGTCAAATGTCAGATCTGAGAGCGGCAGCAG tgctGGATCTGCTGCACTGGCGGGACGTGAGGTCGAGCGCGCTGGTCTTCTGCTCCAGCCTCTTCATCCTCCTCTCCCTCACCTGCTGCAGCATCATCAGCGTTCTGTCCTACGCCGCGCTGGCGCTGCTCTCCGTCACCGTGACCTTCAGGATATATAAGGGAGTCCTGCAGGCCGTCCAGAAGTCTAATGAAGGACATCCGTTCAA ATGGTTCCTGGAGAAGGACGTTGCTCTGTCCAGAGAGGCGGTGCAGAGGCACAGTGACGTCGTTCTGAGCCGGATCAACAGCGTGCTGAAGGAGCTGCGCCGTCTGTTTCTGGTGGAGGATCTGGTCGATTCTCTGAAG TTCGCCGTGTTGTTGTGGATCTTCACGTATGTCGGTTCCTGGTTTAACGGACTCACGCTTCTCATTCTCG GTCTGGTTGGAGCGTTCAGCGGCCCGATAACCTACGAGAAGCATCAG ACTCAGATTGATCAGTTCATTTCTACGGTGAGCGGCCAGATGAAGGATGTCTTGGGGAA GATTCAAGCGAAGGTTCCTGGAGCCAAGAAGAAGCCGGAGTGA
- the rtn4b gene encoding reticulon-4b isoform X10: MLFLLPVTQCSRMLDLLHWRDVRSSALVFCSSLFILLSLTCCSIISVLSYAALALLSVTVTFRIYKGVLQAVQKSNEGHPFKWFLEKDVALSREAVQRHSDVVLSRINSVLKELRRLFLVEDLVDSLKFAVLLWIFTYVGSWFNGLTLLILGLVGAFSGPITYEKHQTQIDQFISTVSGQMKDVLGKIQAKVPGAKKKPE; the protein is encoded by the exons ATGTTGTTCCTTCTACCTGTAACGCAGTGCAGCAGAA tgctGGATCTGCTGCACTGGCGGGACGTGAGGTCGAGCGCGCTGGTCTTCTGCTCCAGCCTCTTCATCCTCCTCTCCCTCACCTGCTGCAGCATCATCAGCGTTCTGTCCTACGCCGCGCTGGCGCTGCTCTCCGTCACCGTGACCTTCAGGATATATAAGGGAGTCCTGCAGGCCGTCCAGAAGTCTAATGAAGGACATCCGTTCAA ATGGTTCCTGGAGAAGGACGTTGCTCTGTCCAGAGAGGCGGTGCAGAGGCACAGTGACGTCGTTCTGAGCCGGATCAACAGCGTGCTGAAGGAGCTGCGCCGTCTGTTTCTGGTGGAGGATCTGGTCGATTCTCTGAAG TTCGCCGTGTTGTTGTGGATCTTCACGTATGTCGGTTCCTGGTTTAACGGACTCACGCTTCTCATTCTCG GTCTGGTTGGAGCGTTCAGCGGCCCGATAACCTACGAGAAGCATCAG ACTCAGATTGATCAGTTCATTTCTACGGTGAGCGGCCAGATGAAGGATGTCTTGGGGAA GATTCAAGCGAAGGTTCCTGGAGCCAAGAAGAAGCCGGAGTGA